The Kineosporia corallincola region CGGGTGCAGCGGCTGTACGGCCGTTCCGTCCTCAACTCCTTCCACGCGGTCTGGAGCATGGGAGCGGTGCTCGGCGGGGCGATGGGGGCAGGGCTGGCCGCCCTCGGGCTGGCCACCTCCACCCACATGATCGTGTCCGGCGTGCTGTTCAGCGCGATGTCGGCCGCCTCGTACCGCTGGTTGCTGCCCGGCGCCGAGCCGGTCGAGACGGTGGACGACGAGGAGGCTGCGCCCGCCCGGCGCGGTTCTTTCGGCCCGGCCGTGGTCGGACTGCTGCTGGCCCTGGTCGTGATCGCGGCCGGCGGGGCCGTGGTGGAAGACGCCGGTGCCTCGTGGGCGGCCATCTACCTGTCCGGTTCGCTCGGGGCCAGCACGTTCGTGGCTGGGCTGGGCTTCATCGCGTTGCAGGGGTTGCAGTTCGTCGGCCGGCTGCTCGGCGACCCGCTGGTGGACCGGTTCGGCCAGCGCGCGGTGGCCCGGGCCGGGGGAGTGGTGGTGCTGCTCGGCATGGGCTCGGCCCTGCTGGTGCCCACCGTGATCGGCACGATCGCCGGTTTCGGCCTGGCCGGGCTGGGGATCGCCACGCTGATCCCGGCAGCCATGCACGGCGCCGACGAGATCCCGGGCCTGGCACCGGGAGTCGGGCTGACCGTGGTCAGCTGGCTACTGCGCGTGGGGTTCCTGGCAGCCCCGCCGATCGTCGGGGCGGTGGCCGACGCCACCTCGCTGCGGGCCGGGCTGCTGGTGGTGCCGGTGGCCGGGATGCTGGTGATCCTCTTCTCGGGGGTGCTCTCCACCCAGCGCCGCGGCTGAACGGCTTCAGGCGGTCCGGTGCAGCCGGAGCAGGGCGATCGCCAGGGCCAGCCGGGTCTGGCCGGTGCGGTCGCGAGTGTTCCAGCCCAGCAGGGTCTCCGCGTGCCGGAGCCGGTCCTGGAGCGTGGAGTGGTGCACCCCGAGCGCGCGGGCGGCGTCGCGCAGGCTGACGGCCTGGTTCACCGCCACCAGGCTGGGCAGAACCCAGGCGGCCGTGGCGGCGGCCCGGTCCAGCGTGAGCACGTCCGGGTGCGGAGCGGGTGCCTCCTCGGCCGCCCGCAGCAGGAGCAGCAGCGCACCCAGCTCGTCGGCGTGCACCACCCGCGGCCCCGGATCCCGCTCGTCGCCGTCGGCGCTCAGCCGCAGCGCCAGGCGGGCCTGCTCCCACGACCGGGGCAGCTCGGCGACCGTGCCCGCCGCGCCGATCCCGGCCCGGGCGCCGCTCCCGGCCGGCGCCCCGGCCGCCACCACCCGGGGCGGGGCGCCGAGTTCGGCCACGGCGCGCACGGTCTCGGGCAGGTGCAGACGGCGGGCGGCGGCCACCCGCTCCGCCTCGGGCACCGACGCGTCCACCAGCAGCCCGACGGCCGTGGCCGGTGAGGGACCGAGCACGATGCGGGCCGCCGCGCCCGCCCGCTCCAGCACCACGGCCGGCAGGGTGCCGGGCCGGCCGGGCAGTTCCAGCCACAGCGCCGCCCCCGCGTCGTCCAGCACGGCGCACGGCCAGGCCGGGTCGACGTCAGGCCGGCCCGGGGCGAGGTGGTGCGGGGCCGGGCCGGGTCCGGCCGGTGAGGCCGCGCCGTTCGCCAGCACCCGCACGTCCAGCCCGCGCGAGGGCACCCGCAGCCGGGCCGGCACCCCGGCCAGGTGCGCGGCGGCCCGCACGATGGAGTGCAGCCCGGCGCCGGACTCGGTGAGCGCGTCGAAGTGCCGGACCACCCGCACGGCACTGCCCGCCTCGGGGTCGAGCCGGGCCAGGCGCAGCGCCAGATTCTCCATACCCCATCATAGGAACCGGTTTCAGGGCTCCAGCAGCCGTCGCAGCCAGCCCAGCCGGGCCGTGGTGGTGTCGCGGGTCAGCTGCGCGTGCGGCGCCAGCACCGGGTAGCCGTGGTAGCCGCCGGGCCAGACGTGCAGCTCGGCCACCCCACCGGCCTGCCAGATCGCCATCGCGTAGGCCACGTCCTCGTCGCGGAAGATCTCCGCGGAACCGACGTCCACGAATGCCGGCGGCAGGCCGGACAGATCGGTGGCCCGCGCCGGGGCGGCGTACGGCGACACCTCCGGCCCGCCCCGGGCGTCGCCGAGCAGCGCCGTCCACCCGGTCTCGTTGCTGTCCTGTCGCCAGGTGCCGCTGGTGGACATCTGCCGGGCCGAGAAGGAGTCGTTGCGGTCGTCGAGCATCGGGCACAGCAGCATCTGGCCGAGCAGGGCGGGCCCGCCCCGGTCGCGGCACAGCAGGGCGACGGCCGCGGCCAGCCCACCCCCGGCGCTGCCCCCGGCACAGACGATGCGGGCCGGGTCGATGCCCAGCCCGGCGGCCTGGCCGGCCAGCCAGACCAGCGCGGCGTAGCAGTCCTCGACCGGCGTGGGATGCGGGTGCTCGGGCGCCAGCCGGTAGCCCACCGACACCACCGCGAGACCGAATTCCTCGGCGCAGGCGAAGGGTTCGCCGAGACCGGTGCGGTGGTCGCCCATGATCATGCCGCCGCCGTGGATCCAGTAGATCGCCCCGACCGGCGTCTGCACCCCGGCCGGCCGGCAGATCAGCAGCGGCACGCCCGCCGCCACCTCGACCTCCTGCACGTCGAAACGCCCACCGCGGGAGAGCTCCTCGGCGGTGACCGCGGTCATCTCGTCCCGGCTGGTCCGCAGCATCGGAATGGCCTTGATCGTCACGGGTTTCGCCAGCATGTCGGCGATCGGGGCCAGGGCGGCGGCGCACTCGGCGTCGAACGGCGGCACGGCCTGGGATGTCTGCGGTGACGTCGTCATCATCGGTCTCCTGCTGATCGGGCCTGATCGGGCGGGATCGGGCGGTTCGATCCCTCAGCCTGCCCCGCCCGGCGAGGCCGGACCAGCCGCCACCCGTCCCGTGTCGTCCGCCGTCCGGCGGTCGTCCCGGTCGTCCTGGTCATGGCCGGCGCCGAACATGCCGTCCAGTGCCCAGGTGAGCGCGTAGCCCACGCAGACCACGGCGTGCAGCACCCACAACCACAGCAGCAGCGCGGTGGTCACACCGACCAGGCCGAGCCCGCCGAACGGCCGCCCGAGATCCACCGGCAGGGCCAGGAACAGGGTGAAGCCCTGGAGGAACCCGGACACGAAGGCCGCCGTCACCACCGCGGCCACCCAGGCCGCCCGCCAGTCCGGCCGCCCCGGCGCCACCACCCGGAACATCCAGGCCAGCGGCGCCCACAGGATCACCCAGACCAGGTTGAGCCCCAGGTACGACGCCGCGACCACCCCGGGCAGGCCGTTCTCCGTCTCCAGGTTCTCCACGGTCGGGGTGATCACCAGCAGCGCCAGCAGCATCAGCGGCGCCAGTCCGAGCAACGGCAGGGTGAGCAGACGAGCCTTCAGGGACGGCGGGGGTGCGGCCCGGTGCGGTGTGGGCACCAGCCTCACCAGCGCCCGGCTCAGCCCTCGGCCGTACGCGGAGGCCAT contains the following coding sequences:
- a CDS encoding helix-turn-helix domain-containing protein is translated as MENLALRLARLDPEAGSAVRVVRHFDALTESGAGLHSIVRAAAHLAGVPARLRVPSRGLDVRVLANGAASPAGPGPAPHHLAPGRPDVDPAWPCAVLDDAGAALWLELPGRPGTLPAVVLERAGAAARIVLGPSPATAVGLLVDASVPEAERVAAARRLHLPETVRAVAELGAPPRVVAAGAPAGSGARAGIGAAGTVAELPRSWEQARLALRLSADGDERDPGPRVVHADELGALLLLLRAAEEAPAPHPDVLTLDRAAATAAWVLPSLVAVNQAVSLRDAARALGVHHSTLQDRLRHAETLLGWNTRDRTGQTRLALAIALLRLHRTA
- a CDS encoding alpha/beta hydrolase, with product MMTTSPQTSQAVPPFDAECAAALAPIADMLAKPVTIKAIPMLRTSRDEMTAVTAEELSRGGRFDVQEVEVAAGVPLLICRPAGVQTPVGAIYWIHGGGMIMGDHRTGLGEPFACAEEFGLAVVSVGYRLAPEHPHPTPVEDCYAALVWLAGQAAGLGIDPARIVCAGGSAGGGLAAAVALLCRDRGGPALLGQMLLCPMLDDRNDSFSARQMSTSGTWRQDSNETGWTALLGDARGGPEVSPYAAPARATDLSGLPPAFVDVGSAEIFRDEDVAYAMAIWQAGGVAELHVWPGGYHGYPVLAPHAQLTRDTTTARLGWLRRLLEP
- a CDS encoding MFS transporter, translated to MSTALTEPGVIARRARIAVAVLFFTNGALFANLLPRYPEIKADLGLSNAAFGSAVAAYPLGALVAGLSAGVLIRRFRSSRVAIVATWLAAAGFVAAGLAPAWIALAGALFVAGAMDSITDVAQNSHGLRVQRLYGRSVLNSFHAVWSMGAVLGGAMGAGLAALGLATSTHMIVSGVLFSAMSAASYRWLLPGAEPVETVDDEEAAPARRGSFGPAVVGLLLALVVIAAGGAVVEDAGASWAAIYLSGSLGASTFVAGLGFIALQGLQFVGRLLGDPLVDRFGQRAVARAGGVVVLLGMGSALLVPTVIGTIAGFGLAGLGIATLIPAAMHGADEIPGLAPGVGLTVVSWLLRVGFLAAPPIVGAVADATSLRAGLLVVPVAGMLVILFSGVLSTQRRG
- a CDS encoding YhjD/YihY/BrkB family envelope integrity protein, whose translation is MLSVWSRVRWAVGRAVRDTRAGLAGTDTALLSAGATLYGALAAVPTLLVAVALAGVLFGRERIAGLGGSLAVAIPDQQGAGSWVRALFSSGLSLSPLSVLFAVFMASAYGRGLSRALVRLVPTPHRAAPPPSLKARLLTLPLLGLAPLMLLALLVITPTVENLETENGLPGVVAASYLGLNLVWVILWAPLAWMFRVVAPGRPDWRAAWVAAVVTAAFVSGFLQGFTLFLALPVDLGRPFGGLGLVGVTTALLLWLWVLHAVVCVGYALTWALDGMFGAGHDQDDRDDRRTADDTGRVAAGPASPGGAG